A portion of the Candida dubliniensis CD36 chromosome R, complete sequence genome contains these proteins:
- a CDS encoding histone acetylase, putative (Similar to S. cerevisiae SPT10): MSSHGSHSTPVSSSTDNSTLNEEIDKSTGNLIINIDPYAILLKDGSTKATIYPISSPNDISPNLLAFLWDEYNMEIEKGETLTFYEPLSFEIFISHWFDSASIVAIMVVGDETNMDDLGNDELHEWPSELLGIFNIKPNFPGCQRSGHICTGEFLVNAGIRGRGIGKTLTECFMQWALKLGYTYVIFNLVLETNVAARKLWESLNFTRLGRINNVAIMGHDDQERELVDGIIYGKSIEYNMMTESMKTSQTELDLNNGKFENLKYYLQTGNYPPNVDNKEKSRLRANKANYYLKDDKLMVNGREVVSNIDLQLKICHLIHEENGHSGINRTTTLISQKYHWIRIKETVAKALKLCQECKNNSLQAKEEFLNQSNKRIKLQKKVTNSLMPLDERQFEQAVIQAKQRLNDTNNVSYADVARSAIDDDDDDDGGTQIQSNQQSVHPQVKTYDKSSNGHQPSSSVDPSVRTYY; encoded by the coding sequence ATGTCAAGCCATGGGTCTCATAGTACACCAGTATCATCTTCCACAGATAATAGCACTCTTAATGAAGAAATCGATAAATCTACAGGgaatctaataataaatatagaTCCTTATGCTATACTACTAAAGGATGGTTCTACTAAAGCCACCATATACCCAATTTCATCTCCCAATGATATATCTCCTAATCTACTAGCATTTCTATGGGATGAATATAATATGGAGATTGAAAAAGGCGAGACTTTAACTTTTTATGAACCATTATCGTTCgaaatatttatttctcATTGGTTTGATTCAGCCAGTATAGTGGCCATAATGgttgttggtgatgaaACCAACATGGATGATCTTGGCAATGACGAATTGCATGAATGGCCTAGTGAATTGCTTggaattttcaatattaagCCTAATTTCCCTGGTTGTCAAAGAAGTGGACATATATGTACTGGAGAATTTTTAGTCAATGCTGGAATAAGAGGCCGTGGAATTGGCAAGACTTTAACTGAGTGTTTTATGCAATGGGCTCTTAAATTAGGATATACTTATgttatatttaatttagtGTTAGAAACAAATGTTGCGGCAAGAAAATTATGGGAATCACTTAATTTCACTAGATTAGGAAGAATAAACAATGTAGCTATTATGGGTCACGATGATCAGGAACGTGAATTAGTTGATGGGATAATATATGGGAAAAgtattgaatataatatGATGACAGAATCAATGAAAACTTCACAAACTGAATTAGATTTGAATAATggtaaatttgaaaatttgaaatattatttacaaACAGGTAATTATCCTCCaaatgttgataataaagaaaaatcaagaTTAAGAGCAAATAAagcaaattattatttgaaagatgataaattaatggTGAATGGACGAGAAGTTGTATCTAATATAGATctacaattgaaaatatgtCACTTGATTCATGAAGAAAATGGACATCTGGGGATAAATcgaacaacaacattaatAAGTCAGAAATATCATTGGATAAGAATAAAAGAAACTGTGGCCAAAGCACTAAAGCTATGTCAAGAATGTAAAAATAATTCCCTTCAAGCAAAGGAAgaatttttgaatcaatcaaataaaagaattaaattacAGAAAAAAGTGACTAACTCACTAATGCCATTAGATGAACGACAGTTTGAACAGGCGGTAATTCAAGCAAAACAACGACTAAATGATACAAATAATGTATCTTATGCTGATGTTGCTAGGTCTgctattgatgatgatgatgacgatgatggTGGCACacaaattcaatcaaaCCAACAAAGTGTTCATCCTCAAGTCAAAACATATGATAAGCTGTCCAATGGCCATCAACCCCTGCTGTCAGTTGATCCATCAGTTAGAACTTACTACTAG
- a CDS encoding bifunctional carbamoylphosphate synthetase (CPSase)-aspartate transcarbamylase (ATCase), putative (Similar to S. cerevisiae URA2;~includes: glutamine-dependent carbamoyl-phosphate synthase (ec 6.3.5.5); aspartate carbamoyltransferase (ec 2.1.3.2)]): MAQLSVPITPPMESTGDVLMTLETQDGIALQGYSFGAAKPAAGEVVFQTGMVGYPESITDPSYEGQILVITYPLVGNYGVPDRDLLDDDYQPALPKYFESNKIHIAGLVVAHYTEEYSHWLAKSSLGKWLQEQGIPAIYGVDTRSLTKRLREKGSTLGRLAIQKSDYKSEEIISQSNLNPQNWEKFFNVPEFDDPNVKNLVAKVSTDKPILYTPEKTGNNTNNNIKLGKNGKPIRILAIDVGMKYNQIRCFVRRGVELLVVPWDYDFINEQYDGLFISNGPGDPAVMDKTVEKLQKILKDGKTPIFGICLGHQLLARATGASTLKLKFGNRGHNIPCTSTISGRCYITSQNHGYAVDTTTLSNGWKELFVNANDGSNEGIYHESKPFFSVQFHPESTPGPRDTEFLFDVFIKSVVDFNQSGGIYKQVEFPGGKLIDNRIAHPKVDVKKVLVLGSGGLSIGQAGEFDYSGSQAIKALKEEGIYTVLINPNIATIQTSKGLADKVYFLPVTPEFVRKVIKHERPDGIYCTFGGQTALSVGIALKDEFESLGVKVLGTQIDTVITTEDRELFASAMAEINEKCARSEACNTVSEAIDAANAIGYPLIVRAAYALGGLGSGFADNEEELVSLCNKAFATSPQVLVERSMKGWKEVEYEVVRDAFDNCITVCNMENFDPLGIHTGDSIVVAPSQTLSDEDYNMLRTTAVNVIRHLGVVGECNIQYALNPFSKEYCIIEVNARLSRSSALASKATGYPLAYTAAKLGLNIPLNEIKNSVTKSTCACFEPSLDYCVVKIPRWDLKKFTRVSALLSSSMKSVGEVMAIGRTFEEAIQKAIRSTDYHNLGFNKTAALMSIDIDQELQTPSDQRLFAIANALSDGYSVDKVWKLTNIDKWFLNKLDGLIKFGNKIASYGAKEDVPMSILRQAKQLGFEDRQIAKFLGSNEVAIRRLRKDAGIIPFVKQIDTVAAEFPAFTNYLYVTYNADSSDVKFDDNGVIVLGSGVYRIGSSVEFDWCAVRAIRTLRENNVKTVMINYNPETVSTDYDEADRLYFEPINLERVLDIYDLEQSSGVIISMGGQTSNNIALPLYRQNVKILGTSPEMIDSAENRYKFSRMLDRIGVDQPAWKELTSIDEAEDFAEKVGYPVLVRPSYVLSGAAMNTVYSKDDLASYLGQAVDVSPDYPVVITKYIENAKEIEMDAVAKDGKMVMHVVSEHVENAGVHSGDATLIVPPQDLDPETVRRIVEATAKIGKALDITGPYNIQFIAKDNDIKVIECNVRASRSFPFVSKVVGVDLIEMATKAMMDLPIVPYPGERLPEDYCAVKVPQFSFSRLAGADPVLGVEMASTGEVATFGKNKYEAYLKSLISTGFKLPKKNILFSIGSFKEKQELLPSIAKLHELGYKIFATAGTADFIKEHGIPVHYLEVLSKDEDQKSEYNLSQHLANNLIDLYVNLPSANRFRRPASYMSKGYESRRMAVDYAVPLVTNVKNAKLLVEAIARNISLEVSNRDAQTSHGTAILPGLINITSFATSFDDFEQTTKESLAAGFTFNAFLPHTQAGASVTDYRSLIDAIDAVGASAYTDYSVSIAASETNSQSVSDAADNAGSLFLPFNDFANSKVSALTAQFSSWPNNKPIITDAKTTDLASVLLLASLYNRSIHITGVSSKEDLDLIKMAKEKTLQVTCDVAVHSLFLSKDELDYPFLPNKQDQEYLWENLKDVDCFSIGVLPYLIAKASGTEIVAGMGIKEAVPLLLTAVKTGKLTIGDIVTKFHDNPARIFNLPKQDAQVVFDLDRFADVEPVYPEFSKLRLRGAVERVSFHNETVVLDGSVLSQIALGKNEVVPRSRFGSTAGIPESPRLNNKRVSFSSDMRRPSLAPTTPEPQPAIFEKLGSELVSQPIAGSLGEIAALSDYIRHNNTFLRNNIISVKDITRSDLHSLFTVAQEMRLAVERQGVLDILQGRVLATMFYEPSTRTSTSFDAAMQRLGGRVVAVDHGSSSVKKGETLQDTIRTLSCYADAIVLRHPSEESADIAAKYSPVPIINAGNGTKEHPTQALLDLFTIREELGTVNGITVTFMGDLKYGRPVHSLCHLLRHYQVRVQLVAPKELQIPADIRQQLIDNNMLIAESQELTKEILSRSDVLYCTRVQEERFADKEQYQRLKDTYIVDNKILSNAKQHMCVMHPLPRTNEIREEVDFDQRAAYFRQMRHGLFIRMALLAMVIGVDF, from the coding sequence ATGGCTCAATTATCTGTTCCAATTACTCCACCAATGGAATCTACTGGTGATGTATTGATGACTTTGGAAACCCAAGATGGTATTGCCCTTCAAGGGTATTCCTTTGGGGCAGCAAAACCAGCTGCTGGTGAAGTTGTTTTCCAAACTGGTATGGTTGGTTACCCTGAATCCATCACTGATCCTTCTTATGAAGGTCAAATCTTGGTTATTACTTATCCATTAGTTGGTAATTATGGTGTTCCAGATCGTGATTTACTCGATGATGATTACCAACCTGCATTACctaaatattttgaatccAATAAAATCCATATTGCTGGATTAGTTGTTGCTCATTATACGGAAGAATATTCTCATTGGTTAGCTAAATCTTCTTTAGGTAAATGGTTACAAGAACAAGGTATTCCTGCTATTTATGGAGTTGATACTAGATCATTAACTAAAAGATTAAGAGAAAAAGGGTCAACTTTAGGTAGATTGGCCATTCAAAAATCTGATTATAAATCAGAAGAAATCATTTCTCAATCTAATTTAAATCCTCAAAATTGGgagaaattttttaatgtacctgaatttgatgatccaaatgtgaaaaatttggtGGCTAAAGTATCTACTGATAAACCAATTTTATATACTCCAGAAAAAACTGGTAATaacactaataataatattaaattggGTAAAAATGGTAAACCAATTAGAATTCTTGCTATTGATGTTGGGATGaaatataatcaaattagaTGTTTTGTTAGAAGAGGAGTTGAATTATTGGTTGTTCCATGGGATTATGATTTCATCAATGAACAATATGATGggttatttatttcaaatgGTCCTGGTGATCCAGCCGTTATGGATAAAACCGTagaaaaattacaaaaaatcCTTAAAGATGGTAAAACTCCAATTTTCGGTATTTGTTTAGGTCATCAATTATTAGCAAGAGCTACTGGTGCTTCCactttgaaattgaaatttggtAATCGTGGTCATAATATTCCTTGTACTTCTACTATTTCTGGTAGATGTTATATCACTTCTCAAAATCATGGTTATGCCGTTGATACTACTACTTTATCTAATGGTTGgaaagaattatttgttaATGCCAATGATGGATCAAATGAAGGTATTTATCATGAATCCAAGCCATTTTTCTCAGTTCAATTCCATCCAGAATCTACTCCAGGGCCAAGAGATACCGAATTCTTATTTGATGTTTTCATTAAATCCGTGGTTGATTTTAACCAATCTGGTGGTATTTATAAACAAGTTGAATTCCCTGGTggtaaattgattgataatagAATTGCTCATCCTAAAGTTGATGTTAAAAAAGTTTTGGTTTTAGGATCTGGTGGGTTATCTATTGGTCAAGCTGgtgaatttgattattcTGGTTCTCAAGCCATTAAAGCtttaaaagaagaaggtaTTTATACAGTTTTAATCAATCCAAATATTGCCACAATTCAAACTTCAAAAGGTTTAGCTGATAAAGTTTATTTCTTACCAGTTACTCCAGAATTTGTTAGAAAAGTTATTAAACATGAAAGACCCGATGGTATTTATTGTACTTTTGGTGGTCAAACTGCTTTAAGTGTTGGTATTGCCTTGaaagatgaatttgaaagttTAGGTGTCAAAGTTCTTGGTACCCAAATTGATACTGTCATTACCACTGAAGATAGAGAATTGTTTGCTTCTGCCATGGcagaaattaatgaaaaatgtgCTAGATCTGAAGCTTGTAATACCGTTAGTGAAGCCATTGATGCTGCCAATGCTATTGGTTACCCATTAATTGTTAGAGCTGCTTATGCCTTGGGTGGGTTAGGTTCAGGTTTTGCTGATaacgaagaagaattagTGAGTCTTTGTAATAAAGCATTTGCTACTTCTCCTCAAGTTCTTGTTGAAAGATCCATGAAAGGTTGGAAAGAAGTTGAATATGAAGTTGTTCGTGATGCCTTTGACAATTGTATTACTGTTTGTAATATGGAAAATTTTGATCCATTGGGTATTCACACTGGTGATtccattgttgttgctccTTCACAAACTTTGTCTGATGAAGATTATAACATGTTGAGAACTACTGCCGTTAATGTTATTAGACATTTGGGTGTGGTTGGGGAATGTAACATTCAATATGCTTTAAACCCATTTTCCAAAGAATATTGTATTATCGAAGTTAATGCTAGATTATCTCGTTCTTCAGCTTTAGCTTCTAAAGCTACCGGTTATCCATTAGCTTATACTGCTGCCAAATTGGGTCTTAACATTCCattgaatgaaattaaaaattccGTCACCAAATCAACTTGTGCTTGTTTCGAACCATCATTAGATTATTGTGTGGTTAAAATTCCAAGATgggatttgaaaaaattcaCTCGTGTTTCCGCCCttttatcttcatcaatgaAATCTGTTGGTGAAGTTATGGCCATTGGTAGAACTTTTGAAGAAGCTATTCAAAAAGCCATTAGATCTACTGATTATCACAACTTGGGTTTCAACAAGACTGCAGCATTAATgtcaattgatattgatcaaGAATTACAAACACCATCAGACCAACGTTTGTTTGCCATTGCTAATGCCTTATCAGATGGTTATTCAGTTGATAAAGTTTGGAAATTAACCAATATCGATAAATGGTTCTTGAATAAATTGGATGGgttaattaaatttggtAATAAAATTGCTTCTTATGGTGCTAAAGAAGATGTACCAATGTCAATTTTAAGACAAGCTAAACAATTGGGATTCGAAGATAGACAAATTGCCAAATTCTTGGGATCCAATGAAGTTGCCATTAGAAGATTAAGAAAAGATGCTGGGATTATTCCATTTGTTAAACAAATCGATACTGTTGCTGCTGAATTCCCCGCTTTCACCAATTATTTATATGTCACTTATAATGCTGATTCTTCCGAtgttaaatttgatgataatggtgTTATTGTTCTTGGTTCTGGGGTTTACAGAATTGGTTCTTcagttgaatttgattggtGTGCCGTTAGAGCCATTAGAACTTTACGTGAAAACAATGTGAAAACAGTTATGATCAATTATAACCCTGAAACTGTTTCCACCGATTATGATGAAGCCGACAGATTATATTTCGAACCTATCAATTTGGAAAGAGTTTTGGATATTTATGACTTGGAACAATCTTCCGGAGTTATTATTTCTATGGGTGGTCaaacatcaaataatattgcCTTACCATTGTACAGACAAAATGTCAAGATTTTGGGTACTTCTCCAGAAATGATTGATTCTGCTGAAAATAGATACAAATTTTCAAGAATGTTGGATAGAATTGGAGTTGATCAACCAGCTTGGAAAGAATTGACTTCTATTGATGAAGCTGAAGATTTTGCCGAAAAAGTTGGTTACCCAGTTTTGGTACGTCCTTCATATGTTTTATCAGGTGCTGCTATGAACACAGTTTATTCTAAAGATGATTTAGCTTCATATTTGGGTCAAGCCGTTGATGTTTCACCAGATTATCCTGTGGTTATCACgaaatatattgaaaatgctaaagaaattgaaatggaTGCCGTTGCCAAAGATGGTAAGATGGTCATGCATGTTGTTTCTGAACACGTTGAAAATGCTGGTGTTCATTCTGGTGATGCTACTTTAATTGTTCCACCACAAGATTTAGATCCAGAAACTGTTAGAAGAATTGTCGAAGCTACAGCCAAAATTGGTAAAGCTTTGGATATTACTGGTCCTTAcaatattcaattcattgCTAAAGATAATGACATTAAAGTCATTGAATGTAATGTCAGAGCTTCAAGATCATTCCCATTTGTTTCTAAAGTCGTGGgtgttgatttgattgaaatgGCCACTAAAGCTATGATGGATTTACCAATTGTTCCATATCCAGGTGAAAGATTACCAGAAGATTATTGTGCAGTCAAAGTACCCCAATTTTCATTCTCAAGATTAGCTGGTGCTGATCCTGTTTTAGGGGTTGAAATGGCTTCCACGGGTGAAGTTGCTACTTTTGGTAAGAACAAATATGAAGcttatttgaaatcattgatttcTACTGGATTCAAATtaccaaagaaaaacattttgttttctatTGGATCattcaaagaaaaacaagaattattacCAAGTATTGCTAAATTGCACGAATTGGGTTACAAAATTTTTGCTACTGCCGGTACTGCTGATTTCATTAAGGAACATGGTATCCCAGTTCATTATTTGGAAGTTTTGAGTAAAGATGAAGACCAAAAATCAGAATACAATTTGAGTCAACATTTAGCtaacaatttgattgaCTTATATGTCAACTTGCCATCGGCCAATAGATTCCGTCGTCCAGCTTCTTATATGTCTAAAGGTTATGAATCTCGTCGTATGGCAGTTGATTATGCTGTTCCATTGGTGACCAATGTTAAAAACGCTAAATTATTAGTTGAAGCTATTGCaagaaatatttctttGGAAGTTTCCAATAGAGATGCTCAAACTTCTCATGGTACAGCTATTTTACCTGGATTGATCAATATTACTTCATTTGCTACTTCATTCGATGATTTTGAACAAACCACCAAAGAATCATTAGCTGCTGGGTTCACTTTTAATGCCTTTTTGCCTCATACTCAAGCTGGTGCTTCTGTCACTGATTACAGAAGTCTCATTGATGCCATTGATGCTGTTGGTGCTAGTGCATACACCGACTATTCCGTTTCCATTGCTGCTTCTGAAACTAATTCTCAAAGTGTTAGTGATGCTGCTGATAATGCTGGATCATTGTTTTTGCCATTCAATGATTTTGCCAATTCTAAAGTTTCTGCCTTGACGGCTCAATTTTCATCATGGCCAAATAACAAACCAATTATCACTGATGCCAAAACTACTGATTTAGCTtcagttttattattggcTTCATTATACAACCGATCAATTCACATTACTGGTGTTTCTTCTAAAGAagatttggatttaatcaaaatggctaaagaaaaaactttACAAGTTACTTGTGATGTTGCTGTCCATTCATTATTCTTATCTAAAGATGAATTGGATTACCCATTCTTACCAAATAAACAAGATCAAGAATATTTGTGGGAAAACTTGAAAGATGTTGATTGTTTCTCAATTGGTGTTTTGCCATACTTAATTGCTAAGGCATCTGGTACTGAGATTGTTGCCGGTATGGGAATTAAAGAAGCGGTTCCATTGTTATTAACTGCTGTCAAGACCGGAAAACTCACTATTGGTGACATTGTTACTAAATTCCATGATAATCCAGCTAGAATCTTCAACTTGCCAAAACAAGATGCTCAAGTCGTGTTTGATTTGGATAGATTTGCTGACGTTGAACCAGTTTATCCTgaattttccaaattgaGATTGAGAGGTGCCGTTGAAAGAGTTTCCTTCCATAATGAAACTGTTGTATTAGATGGATCTGTTTTATCTCAAATTGCCTTGGGTAAGAATGAAGTTGTACCAAGAAGTAGATTTGGATCCACTGCTGGTATTCCAGAATCTCCAAGACTTAATAACAAGAGAGTTTCATTCAGCAGTGATATGCGTCGTCCATCATTGGCACCAACAACTCCAGAACCACAACCAgcaatttttgaaaaattaggTTCGGAATTAGTTTCTCAACCAATTGCTGGATCATTAGGTGAAATTGCTGCCTTGAGTGATTACATTAGACATAACAACACTTTCTTAAGAAACAATATAATTTCTGTTAAAGACATTACCAGATCAGATTTGCATTCATTATTCACTGTTGCTCAAGAAATGAGATTAGCCGTTGAAAGACAAGGGGTTTTAGATATTTTACAAGGTAGAGTTTTGGCCACTATGTTTTATGAACCATCTACTAGAACTTCAACTTCATTTGATGCTGCGATGCAAAGATTGGGTGGTAgagttgttgctgttgatCATGGCTCTTCTTCAGTTAAAAAGGGAGAAACTTTACAAGATACCATTAGAACTTTGTCATGTTATGCTGATGCTATTGTGTTGAGACATCCATCAGAAGAATCCGCTGATATTGCTGCCAAATATTCCCCAGTTCCAATTATCAATGCTGGTAATGGTACTAAAGAACATCCAACTCAAGCATTATTAGATTTGTTCACTATTAGAGAAGAATTGGGTACGGTTAATGGTATCACGGTTACATTTATGGGTGATTTGAAATATGGTAGACCAGTACATTCATTATGTCACTTATTACGTCATTATCAAGTTAGAGTTCAATTGGTGGCACCTAAAGAATTACAAATTCCTGCTGATATTAGacaacaattaattgataataatatgttGATTGCTGAATCACAAGAATTAACTAAAGAAATTCTTTCTAGATCAGATGTTTTATATTGTACTAGAGTTCAAGAAGAAAGATTTGCTGATAAAGAACAATATCAAAGATTGAAAGATACTTATATTGTTGACAATAAGATTTTGAGTAATGCAAAACAACACATGTGTGTTATGCATCCATTACCAAGAACTAATGAAATTAGAGAAGAAGTTGATTTCGATCAAAGAGCTGCATACTTTAGACAAATGAGACAtggtttatttattagaatGGCCTTATTGGCAATGGTTATTGGTGTTGATTTTTAA
- a CDS encoding transcriptional regulator, putative (Similar to S. cerevisiae CRZ1) yields MLQMLSTMSNLPIVAGINTISAAAGTATAPTTTTATTTSSSSGSGNTNVANTSSSSSVTETTTSSGLATTVTTGNGAMTNSGNSYQYYYGGNNTSNTIDGKYALPSIYFTTQDSLNTTVNHTYNNSYSTSTVSGAVTPQNYQLDYSQSSTGNGNYQFTLSNQQLSPQQPIQQQQQYNRSYSNSLMPNYHYTNSSTTNNINTNVGSNTSPQLSNDNTPKFPTSPVLIPDKDNNNNNSTNTNNVLVSTYPSMTMNQTQQQQQYLQPSQQFQYSYNQYYMQPYYYQPQQQLQQQQQQQQQQQVQKPVKPEKLPHISLTNIDYSSLVSYTVSPSLKRKRRTSKKSLSPSSTSTSSSSLSMMINHDSTVTTGTTTTGTTTRSSSSTSTSSSSSSVVSIDSFPCPQCNKIFQKPYNLKSHMKTHSNEKPYQCNICYKRFARSHDKKRHELLHQGEKKFQCHGYLKDGITTWGCGKRFARSDALSRHFRTETGWLCIRPFMEEARQLEEEKKQQQQQQQQSMHQQVPEQVTVGVGVGGEFKFNDEYYDNSNFIKKLLQSNNK; encoded by the coding sequence atgTTACAAATGTTATCAACCATGTCTAATTTGCCCATTGTTGCTGGTATTAATACTATCAGTGCTGCTGCTGGCACCGCCACAGCCcctaccaccactaccgCAACCACCacttcctcctcctccgGGTCTGGCAATACCAATGTCGCCaatacttcttcttcttcttctgtcactgaaacaacaacttccTCCGGTCTTGCAACAACAGTAACAACAGGTAATGGTGCTATGACCAATTCTGGTAATTCTtaccaatattattatggTGGAAACAACACTTCCAATACTATTGATGGAAAATACGCACTTCCTTCTATTTATTTCACCACTCAAGATTCATTAAATACTACTGTTAATCATACCTACAATAATTCTTATTCAACTTCAACCGTTTCTGGTGCTGTCACTCCAcaaaattatcaacttGATTATTCACAATCCTCAACTGGAAATGgcaattatcaatttacattatcaaaccaacaattatcaccacaacaaccaatacaacaacaacaacaatataatCGATCATattctaattcattaatgCCCAACTATCATTATACCAACTCCTCCACTACTAATAACATCAATACTAATGTTGGATCTAACACTTCACctcaattatcaaatgataataCTCCAAAATTTCCAACTAGTCCCGTATTAATTCCTGATaaagacaacaacaacaacaatagtacCAACACTAATAATGTTCTCGTTTCAACATATCCTTCAATGACAATGAATCAAacccaacaacaacaacaatatcttCAACCAtctcaacaatttcaatatctgtacaatcaatattatatgCAACCCTATTATTACCAACCTCAACAGCagcttcaacaacaacaacaacaacaacaacagcaacaagtTCAAAAACCAGTAAAACCAGAAAAGTTGCCCCATATATCACTAACAAACATTGATTATTCTTCATTAGTATCATATACTGTATCACCTTCATTGAAACGTAAACGAAGaacttcaaaaaaatctttatcaccatcatcaacatcaacatcatcatcatcattatcaatgatgataaatcatGATTCAACAGTCACCACCggtaccaccaccactgGTACCACTACAcgttcatcatcatcaacctcaacttcttcttcttcttctagtGTTGTTTCTATTGATTCATTTCCTTGTCCTCAATGtaataaaattttccaaaaaccttataatttgaaatctcATATGAAAACTCATTCTAATGAAAAACCATATCAATGTAATATTTGTTATAAACGATTTGCTCGACTGCATGATAAAAAACGACATGAATTATTACATcaaggagaaaaaaaatttcaatgtCATGGTTATTTAAAAGATGGTATAACAACTTGGGGTTGTGGGAAAAGATTTGCTCGAAGTGATGCATTAAGTCGACATTTCCGAACTGAAACAGGATGGTTATGTATTAGACCATTTATGGAAGAAGCTAGAcaattagaagaagaaaaaaaacaacaacaacaacaacaacaacaatctaTGCACCAGCAAGTTCCTGAACAAGTGACTGTTGGTGTTGGGGTTGGGGgagaatttaaatttaatgatgaatattatgataattctaattttattaaaaaattattacaatctaataataaatag
- a CDS encoding eukaryotic translation initiation factor, putative (Similar to S. cerevisiae TIF6) — protein MATRTQFENSNEVGVFSNLTNSYCLVAVGGSENFYSAFEAELGDVIPIVHTTIAGTRIVGRMTSGNRRGLLVPTQTTDQELMHLRNSLPDSIKIQRVEERLSALGNVICCNDYVALVHPDIERETEELIADVLGVEVFRQTIAGNVLVGSYCALSNQGGLVHPQTSIQDQEELSSLLQVPLVAGTVNRGSSVVGAGMVVNDWLSVAGSDTTAPELSVIESIFRLQDAQPDAIGGNLRDTLIETYS, from the coding sequence ATGGCTACTAGAActcaatttgaaaactctAACGAAGTTGGTGTCTTTTCCAATTTAACCAACTCATATTGTTTAGTTGCCGTTGGTGGATCAGAAAACTTTTATTCTGCTTTTGAAGCTGAATTAGGTGATGTCATTCCAATCGTGCATACAACCATTGCTGGTACACGTATTGTTGGTCGAATGACTTCTGGTAACAGAAGAGGATTATTAGTCCCAACTCAAACCACTGATCAAGAATTAATGCATTTAAGAAATTCTTTACctgattcaattaaaatacAAAGAGTAGAAGAAAGATTATCGGCATTGGGTAATGTCATATGTTGTAATGATTATGTTGCCTTGGTTCATCCTGATATTGAAAGAGAAActgaagaattaattgCTGATGTGTTGGGTGTAGAAGTGTTCCGTCAAACTATTGCTGGTAATGTATTAGTTGGCTCATACTGTGCATTGAGTAATCAAGGTGGATTGGTCCATCCTCAAACTTCGATACAAGACCAAGAAGAATTGTCATCTTTATTACAAGTTCCATTAGTTGCTGGTACTGTGAATAGAGGTTCATCGGTGGTTGGTGCCGGTATGGTTGTTAATGACTGGCTCAGTGTTGCTGGTCTGGATACAACTGCTCCTGAATTGTCAGTTATTGAATCTATTTTCAGATTACAAGATGCCCAACCAGATGCCATTGGAGGCAATTTAAGAGATACTTTGATCGAAACATATTCTTAA